A window of the Lolium perenne isolate Kyuss_39 chromosome 7, Kyuss_2.0, whole genome shotgun sequence genome harbors these coding sequences:
- the LOC127314837 gene encoding protein NRT1/ PTR FAMILY 6.3 — MVGLLPQTNAAAQAEVLGDAWDYRGRAAARSTTGRWGAAAMILVAELNERLTTLGIAVNLVTYLTATMHVGNAEAANVVTNFMGTSFMLCLLGGFVADSFLGRYLTIAIFTAIQASGVTILTISTAAPGLRPPACAAEGGPLSSTCTRASGAQLGVLYLALYLTALGTGGLKSSVSGFGSDQFDETNSGEKSQMMRFFNWFFFFISLGSLLAVTVLVYVQDNLGRPYGYGACAAAIALGLVVFLAGTRRYRFKKLVGSPLTQIAAVVVAAWRKRKLQLPADASMLYDIDVAKVAAAEGASTKKSKLKDRIPHTKQFRFLDHAAINSNPSGEQTKWQLATLTDVEEVKTVARMLPIWATTIMFWTVYAQMTTFSVSQATTMDRHIGSSFEIPAGSLTVFFVGSILLTVPIYDRIIVPVARRLSGNPHGLTPLQRIGIGLVLSILAMASAALIEVKRLRVARDSGVPEGTPVPMTVFWLIPQFLFVGSGEAFTYIGQLDFFLRECPKGMKTMSTGLFLSTLSLGFFVSSALVTVVHKITGDRRPWIADDLNKGELYKFYWLLAAVCLANLIVYLFAARWYKYKAGRPGADGSVNGVEMADAEPCLH, encoded by the exons ATGGTGGGCCTACTCCCCCAGACCAATGCGGCGGCGCAGGCAGAGGTCCTGGGCGACGCCTGGGACTACCGCGGCCGGGCCGCCGCCCGGTCCACCACCGGCCgctggggcgccgccgccatgatCCTCGTGGCGGAGCTCAACGAGAGGCTCACCACCCTGGGTATCGCGGTCAACCTGGTGACCTACCTCACGGCCACGATGCACGTCGGCAACGCCGAGGCGGCCAACGTCGTCACCAACTTCATGGGCACGTCCTTCATGCTCTGCCTCCTCGGCGGCTTCGTCGCCGACTCCTTCCTCGGACGCTACCTAaccatcgccatcttcaccgccatccagGCATCC GGCGTGACGATCCTCACGATCTCTACAGCTGCTCCGGGGCTGCGACCTCCGGCGTGCGCGGCGGAGGGCGGCCCGCTGTCGTCGACGTGCACCCGCGCGTCCGGCGCACAGCTGGGCGTGCTGTACCTGGCACTGTACCTGACGGCGCTTGGCACGGGCGGCCTCAAGTCGAGCGTGTCCGGCTTCGGGTCCGACCAGTTCGACGAGACGAACAGCGGGGAGAAGTCGCAGATGATGCGCTTCTTCAActggttcttcttcttcatcagcctGGGGTCGCTCCTGGCTGTCACCGTGCTCGTCTACGTCCAGGACAACCTGGGCCGGCCGTATGGCTATGGCGCctgtgccgccgccatcgccctCGGGCTGGTGGTGTTCCTGGCCGGCACCCGCAGGTACCGGTTCAAGAAGCTGGTGGGCAGCCCGCTGACCCAGATCGCCGCCgtggtggtggcggcgtggcGCAAGCGCAAACTCCAGCTGCCCGCTGACGCCTCCATGCTCTACGACATCGACGTGGCCAAGGTGGCCGCCGCCGAGGGTGCCTCCACGAAGAAGAGCAAGCTCAAGGACCGCATCCCGCACACCAAGCAGTTCCG TTTCTTGGACCATGCGGCGATCAACTCGAACCCGTCCGGCGAGCAGACCAAGTGGCAGCTGGCGACACTGACGGACGTGGAGGAGGTGAAGACGGTGGCGCGGATGCTTCCGATCTGGGCGACGACGATCATGTTCTGGACGGTGTACGCGCAGATGACCACCTTCTCGGTGTCGCAGGCCACCACCATGGACCGCCACATCGGCTCCTCCTTCGAGATCCCGGCCGGCTCACTCACCGTCTTCTTCGTCGGATCCATCCTGCTCACCGTACCCATCTACGACCGCATCATCGTCCCAGTGGCGCGCCGCCTCAGCGGCAACCCTCACGGGCTCACCCCGCTCCAGCGGATCGGCATCGGCCTCGTGCTTTCCATCCTCGCCATGGCCTCTGCAGCGCTGATCGAGGTGAAGCGCCTCCGCGTGGCACGGGATTCCGGCGTGCCCGAGGGAACCcccgtgcccatgacggtgttctGGCTCATCCCGCAGTTCCTCTTCGTCGGATCCGGCGAGGCATTCACGTACATTGGCCAGCTCGACTTCTTCCTCCGCGAGTGCCCCAAGGGGATGAAGACGATGAGCACGGGGCTCTTCCTCAGCACGCTCTCTCTGGGTTTCTTCGTCAGCTCAGCGCTGGTCACCGTCGTGCACAAGATCACTGGGGATCGCCGGCCGTGGATCGCCGACGACCTCAACAAGGGCGAGCTCTACAAGTTCTACTGGCTCCTCGCCGCTGTGTGCCTCGCCAACCTCATCGTCTACCTCTTCGCAGCAAGGTGGTACAAGTACAAGGCCGGCCGCCCAGGCGCCGACGGCAGCGTCAACGGCGTCGAGATGGCCGACGCCGAGCCGTGCCTCCACTGA